The proteins below come from a single Zea mays cultivar B73 chromosome 8, Zm-B73-REFERENCE-NAM-5.0, whole genome shotgun sequence genomic window:
- the LOC103637030 gene encoding S-type anion channel SLAH3, with amino-acid sequence MAAPDGDRLRSTVAEPPYSISIRSEEPPRQQQQGTLARSDSGSTGERDRRFDQFKTFGGRLERQLSSIRGGAQTHPHPAAADVGGGEARDSEADTDDDGELPTADRYFAALEGPELETLRPTEVPVLPEDEAWPFLLRFPISAFGMCMGVSSQAMMWKTLEQEPSTAFLRVSPGVNDALWWLSVALMVVVSATYVLKAVFYLEAVRREFHHPIRVNFFFAPWIACLFLAKGLPEPVTAVHHVVWYALMAPILFLDIKIYGQWMSGGEWRLSRVASPTSHLAVVGNFVGALLGARMGLREPALFFFAVGAVHYVVLFVTLYQRLPTNVPLPRELHPVFFLFVATPSVASVAWARISGEFGLGARVAYYVSLFLYASLVARVSFFFRGVRFSLAWWAYTFPVTSAAIATTVYASAVTNALTQALAVGLSAVASVTVAGVLATTVYHAFVRWDLFPNDVSIAIRRRPRAKFGKILARLRTSSADLKELVISRHGGSASETSSVVSEPPTPMVDGRGRSRAEP; translated from the coding sequence ATGGCAGCACCTGACGGCGATCGCCTTCGCTCGACGGTGGCGGAGCCGCCGTACTCCATTTCGATCAGGAGCGAGGAGCCgccgcggcagcagcagcagggcaCGCTGGCGCGCAGCGACAGCGGCAGCACGGGGGAGCGGGACCGGCGGTTCGACCAGTTCAAAACCTTCGGCGGGCGCCTGGAGCGGCAGCTGTCCAGCATCCGCGGGGGCGCGCAGACGCACCCGCACCCTGCAGCCGCCGACGTCGGCGGCGGCGAGGCTAGGGACTCCGAGGCAGACACCGACGACGACGGCGAGCTCCCCACGGCCGACCGGTACTTCGCGGCCCTGGAAGGCCCCGAGCTTGAGACGCTCCGGCCGACGGAGGTGCCcgtgctccccgaggacgaggcgtGGCCGTTCCTGCTGCGGTTCCCGATCAGCGCGTTCGGGATGTGCATGGGCGTGAGCAGCCAGGCGATGATGTGGAAGACGCTGGAGCAGGAGCCGTCCACGGCGTTCCTCCGAGTGAGCCCCGGCGTGAACGACGCGCTCTGGTGGCTCTCCGTCGCGCTCATGGTGGTCGTCTCCGCCACCTACGTCCTCAAGGCCGTCTTCTACCTGGAGGCGGTGCGGCGCGAGTTCCACCACCCGATCCGCGTCAACTTCTTCTTCGCGCCGTGGATCGCCTGCCTCTTTCTCGCCAAGGGCCTGCCGGAGCCGGTCACGGCGGTCCACCACGTTGTGTGGTACGCCCTCATGGCGCCCATCCTGTTCCTGGACATCAAGATATACGGCCAGTGGATGTCCGGCGGCGAGTGGCGGCTGTCCCGCGTGGCCAGCCCCACGAGCCACCTGGCCGTGGTGGGCAACTTCGTCGGCGCGCTGCTCGGCGCACGGATGGGCCTCCGCGAGCCGGCTCTGTTCTTCTTCGCCGTCGGGGCGGTGCACTACGTGGTGCTGTTCGTGACGCTGTACCAGCGGCTCCCCACCAACGTGCCGCTGCCTCGGGAGCTCCACCCGGTGTTCTTCCTTTTCGTGGCGACGCCGAGCGTGGCCTCCGTGGCGTGGGCCAGGATCAGCGGCGAGTTCGGCCTCGGCGCCAGGGTCGCCTACTACGTCTCGCTCTTCCTCTACGCGTCGCTGGTGGCGCGCGTCAGCTTCTTCTTCCGGGGCGTCCGCTTCTCGCTCGCGTGGTGGGCGTACACTTTCCCTGTGACGAGCGCGGCCATCGCCACCACGGTGTACGCGTCGGCGGTCACCAACGCGCTCACCCAGGCTCTGGCAGTCGGGCTGTCGGCGGTCGCGTCCGTCACCGTCGCAGGCGTGCTGGCCACCACCGTGTACCACGCGTTCGTGCGCTGGGACCTGTTCCCGAACGACGTGTCCATCGCCATCCGCCGGCGGCCCAGGGCCAAGTTCGGAAAGATACTCGCGCGCCTCCGCACCTCCAGCGCCGACCTCAAGGAGCTCGTCATCTCCAGGCACGGCGGCTCGGCGTCGGAGACCAGCAGCGTCGTCAGCGAGCCGCCCACCCCGATGGTGGACGGCCGCGGCCGCAGCAGAGCAGAGCCGTAG